In one Ochotona princeps isolate mOchPri1 chromosome 16, mOchPri1.hap1, whole genome shotgun sequence genomic region, the following are encoded:
- the LOC101517028 gene encoding vomeronasal type-1 receptor 4-like: MAIGSLAIGIVFSFQTAAGILGNFSLLSHYLCLYLTGSKLRCTDVTIRHLTVANCLVILSKGVPQTMAALGMEDFLSDVGCKLVFYVHRVGRDVSTGSTCLLSVSQAITISPHNSYWRDLKIKAHRYIGPCNILCWLLNFILNVVTPVHMTGKRHKGNITKRADYGYCSAEPKGKTANSLYISLLFIHDALPVGLMLCASAFMLSLLHRHRQQVQYIHSRSATLGRSPESRAVQSVLILGSMFASLSTLSLISHACVPAFSSLSVWLVHASAVLAGTFPSVSPYILLSHDSRVPRLCFAWPRDAKSSQVRVSV, from the coding sequence ATGGCCATCGGGAGTTTGGCAATAGGAATCGTCTTCTCCTTCCAGACTGCAGCTGGAATCCTGGGgaatttctctcttctttcccattATCTCTGTCTGTACCTCACAGGATCCAAGTTGAGGTGCACAGATGTGACTATCAGACACCTGACCGTAGCCAACTGCTTAGTCATTCTCTCTAAAGGAGTTCCCCAGACCATGGCAGCCTTGGGCATGGAGGACTTCCTCAGTGACGTGGGATGCAAACTCGTGTTCTATGTTCACAGAGTGGGCAGGGACGTGTCCACCGGCAGCACCTGCCTCCTGAGTGTGTCCCAGGCCATCACCATCAGTCCTCACAACTCCTACTGGAGGGACCTTAAAATAAAAGCTCACAGATACATTGGCCCCTGCAATATCCTCTGCTGGCTCCTGAACTTCATACTAAATGTCGTGACACCTGTGCATATGACTGGCAAAAGACACAAAGGAAACATCACGAAGAGAGCTGATTATGGCTATTGTTCTGCTGAACCAAAGGGTAAAACTGCAAATTCCTTGTACATATCTTTGCTGTTCATCCACGACGCTCTCCCTGTGGGGCTCATGCTCTGTGCCAGCGCCTTCATGCTGTCCCTCCTACACAGgcacaggcagcaggtgcagtaCATCCACTCTCGCAGTGCCACCCTCGGGCGCTCTCCCGAGTCCAGAGCTGTGCAGAGTGTCCTGATTCTGGGGAGCATGTTTGCGTCTCTGAGCACGCTCTCTCTCATCTCGCATGCTTGTGTGCCTGCTTTCAGCAGTCTCAGTGTGTGGCTGGTGCACGCCTCTGCAGTCCTCGCTGGCACTTTCCCCAGTGTGAGCCCCTACATTCTGTTGAGCCACGACTCCAGAGTGCCCAGGCTCTGCTTTGCCTGGCCACGGGATGCAAAATCCTCTCAAGTCAGAGTAAGTGTGTAA